The Macaca fascicularis isolate 582-1 chromosome 1, T2T-MFA8v1.1 genome includes a window with the following:
- the S1PR1 gene encoding sphingosine 1-phosphate receptor 1, giving the protein MGSTSVPLVKALRSSVSDYVNYDIIVRHYNYTGKLNTSADRENSIKLTSVVFILICCFIILENIFVLLTIWKTKKFHRPMYYFIGNLALSDLLAGVAYTANLLLSGATTYKLTPAQWFLREGSMFVALSASVFSLLAIAIERYITMLKMKLHNGSNNFRLFLLISACWVISLILGGLPIMGWNCISALPSCSTVLPLYHKHYILFCTTVFTLLLLSIVILYCRIYSLVRTRSRRLTFRKNMSKASRSSEKSLALLKTVIIVLSVFIACWAPLFILLLLDVGCKVKTCDILFRAEYFLVLAVLNSGTNPIIYTLTNKEMRRAFIRIMSCCKCPSGDSAGKFKRPIIAGMEFSRSKSDNSSHPQKDDGDNPETIMSSGNVNSSS; this is encoded by the coding sequence ATGGGGTCCACCAGCGTCCCGCTGGTCAAGGCCCTCCGCAGCTCGGTCTCTGACTACGTCAACTATGATATTATTGTCCGGCATTACAACTACACGGGAAAGCTGAATACCAGCGCGGACAGGGAGAACAGCATTAAACTGACCTCGGTGGTGTTCATTCTTATCTGCTGCTTTATCATCCTCGAGAACATCTTTGTCTTGCTGACTATTTGGAAAACCAAGAAATTCCACCGACCCATGTACTATTTTATTGGCAATCTGGCCCTCTCAGACCTGTTGGCAGGAGTGGCCTACACAGCTAACCTGCTCTTGTCTGGGGCCACCACCTACAAGCTCACTCCCGCCCAGTGGTTTCTGCGGGAAGGGAGTATGTTTGTGGCCCTGTCAGCCTCCGTGTTCAGTCTCCTCGCCATCGCCATTGAGCGCTATATCACGATGCTGAAAATGAAACTCCACAACGGGAGCAATAACTTCCGCCTCTTCCTGCTGATCAGCGCCTGCTGGGTCATCTCCCTCATCCTGGGTGGCCTGCCCATCATGGGCTGGAACTGCATCAGCGCGCTGCCCAGCTGCTCCACTGTGCTGCCGCTCTACCACAAGCACTATATCCTCTTCTGCACCACGGTCTTCACTCTGCTCCTGCTCTCCATCGTCATTCTGTACTGCAGGATCTACTCCTTGGTCAGGACTCGAAGCCGCCGCCTGACGTTCCGCAAGAACATGTCCAAGGCCAGCCGCAGCTCTGAGAAGTCGCTGGCGCTGCTCAAGACCGTAATTATCGTCCTGAGCGTCTTCATCGCCTGCTGGGCACCGCTCTTCATCCTGCTCCTGCTGGATGTGGGCTGCAAGGTGAAGACCTGCGACATCCTCTTCAGAGCGGAGTACTTCCTGGTGTTAGCTGTGCTCAACTCCGGCACCAACCCCATCATTTACACTCTGACCAACAAGGAGATGCGCCGGGCCTTCATCCGGATCATGTCCTGCTGCAAGTGCCCGAGCGGAGACTCTGCTGGCAAATTCAAACGACCCATCATCGCCGGCATGGAATTCAGCCGCAGCAAATCGGACAATTCCTCCCACCCCCAGAAGGACGATGGGGACAACCCAGAGACCATTATGTCTTCTGGAAACGTCAACTCTTCTTCCTAG